In Anopheles cruzii chromosome X, idAnoCruzAS_RS32_06, whole genome shotgun sequence, one genomic interval encodes:
- the LOC128278943 gene encoding proton channel OtopLc, whose product MDSSPDLSLKLRRGSSDSRESYYMDFAQGIDSDIEDVVTMASASGGCGTASGSATTTPNTLPAASLPDVTILSVGGTTGIIPEEDDSLVELDEDEGAGRETGQSQQEDREGVPTGTDGEPPQAGNDAIVLPGLFLSALDIDLERDLKATLQPLMPSPSVSQNAIVSPEAFSTHTSPDPSVQRLSTGEELHQQQQQQQLSSQSTINMPPAMVPITPDYPLLALATTAAVASTREFAETSCTGSSFGIQGTSKTMPPPQPGTSSASSSGASAAYHQQQQQQHHQRYLPKAGSPGSRTMGSTSVCLPPEHHHQHTEVFTAEDGMLPKSPSQTLSGAASQSTTTQHLSVLYHAHHHHLHPILTTNRRPSRLPEPVIYYPAPREIKPGEALATTLSALYGKLLVVMGIAFPMAEVISTYIPPSFYEGFYLYLYIGSMVFLFFMYTTLLWGKPKAPPVSPAKKPTATVTKKVLRRSSTTCSSDSGERSDSEDETISSGPKVPVHARRMSLSAGMASRLQHFGSFYLRMGAVAFGIGSMIYSGLEFGQYFELERDTKCHNVLLALTPATRMAFIFIQMYFIFLNNEQIKVYRHKIVARFGLMHMIGTNLSVWFSVLIQETKHEILTFYNPENRTLRISHRLGNKMMPHPVESVAHLRVARGLKGPHNIFECRRSNIIGTLVQDASPFLFPCTIEYSLICAAILYVMWRSISRPQTEPPQRQESLHPLKRSPHHYSVDCAGAHKGLFIGILILVLTIISLILFFVLISRPEFVSLAVTEVNICELTLYGTTTAATLIGMFQVRHMQYDAFRSFSLDDILLVGGQTGSFLYSTFTVIGGHFTMRRDTVLVLITALASLVETACQTMFILDASRRSAATQEHIRKKPGREIVTFLLVSNLAMWAINTLEKSRAESHPIQLHFYGLWAWTIITHVSMPLAIFYRFHSTVCLCEIWKRAYKMKPAYM is encoded by the exons ATGGATAGCTCGCCCGATCTGTCGCTGAAGTTGCGGCGCGGTTCGAGCGATTCGCGCGAATCGTACTACATGGACTTCGCCCAGGGCATCGACTCCGACATCGAGGACGTGGTGACGATGGCCTCCGCCTCCGGGGGTTGCGGGACGGCCAGCGGTAGTGCCACGACCACCCCGAACACGCTGCCGGCCGCCAGCCTGCCGGACGTGACGATCCTGTCGGTGGGCGGCACCACCGGCATCATCCCCGAGGAGGACGACTCACTGGTCGAgctcgacgaggacgagggcGCGGGACGGGAGACGGGGCAGTCGCAGCAGGAGGATCGCGAGGGGGTCCCGACAGGAACCGACGGTGAGCCGCCGCAGGCCGGAAACGATGCAATCGTCCTGCCAGGACTCTTCCTATCGGCACTCGACATCGACCTGGAAAG AGACCTGAAGGCAACGCTGCAGCCACTGATGCCGTCGCCATCCGTGTCGCAGAACGCGATCGTGTCGCCCGAAGCATTCAGCACGCACACATCGCCGGATCCGTCGGTACAGCGACTATCGACCGGCGAAgagctccaccagcagcagcagcagcaacagctgtcATCGCAGTCCACCATCAACATGCCGCCGGCGATGGTTCCGATCACGCCCGACTACCCGCTCCTCGcgctggcgacgacggcagcggtCGCGAGCACCAGAGAGTTCGCCGAGACTTCCTGCACCGGCTCTTCGTTCGGCATCCAGGGCACCAGCAAAACGATGCCACCGCCTCAGCCCGGGACCAGCTCGGCTTCGTCGTCGGGAGCTTCAGCAGcttaccaccagcagcagcagcagcagcaccatcaacgCTACCTACCGAAGGCCGGTTCACCGGGAAGCCGAACAATGGGCTCCACCAGTGTCTGCCTGCCaccggagcaccaccaccaacacacggagGTGTTCACCGCCGAGGACGGGATGCTACCGAAGTCACCCTCGCAGACACTGAGCGGTGCGGCGAGTCAGTCCACTACCACGCAGCACCTGTCGGTGCTGTACCACgctcaccatcaccatctgCACCCGATTCTGACGACCAACCGACGGCCGTCACGGCTGCCCGAGCCAGTCATCTACTACCCAGCGCCGCGTGAAATCAAACC CGGCGAAGCTCTGGCAACCACACTGTCGGCCCTCTACGGGAAGCTGTTGGTCGTGATGGGTATAGCGTTCCCGATGGCCGAAGTAATCTCCACCTATATTCCTCCGTCCTTCTACGAG GGCTTCTACCTGTACCTCTACATCGGCAGCATGGTGTTTCTGTTCTTCATGTACACGACGCTGCTGTGGGGCAAACCGAAGGCACCGCCAGTGTCGCCTGCCAAAA AACCTACGGCGACCGTCACGAAGAAGGTATtgcgccgcagcagcaccacctgCTCGTCGGACAGCGGGGAACGGTCGGACAGCGAGGATGAGACGATTAGCTCGGGCCCGAAGGTGCCGGTCCACGCGCGCCGAATGTCCCTATCGGCTGGGATGGCTTCCCGGCTGCAGCACTTCGGAAGCTTCTACCTGCGTATGGGAGCCGTCG CGTTCGGTATCGGCAGCATGATCTACTCGGGGCTAGAGTTTGGCCAGTACTTCGAGCTCGAGCGGGACACCAAGTGCCACAACGTGCTGCTGGCACTGACGCCTGCCACGCGCATGGCCTTCATCTTCATCCAGAtgtatttcatttttctcaaCAACGAG CAAATCAAAGTCTACCGGCACAAGATCGTGGCCCGCTTCGGGCTGATGCACATGATTGGCACCAACCTATCCGTCTGGTTCTCGGTGCTGATCCAGGAGACGAAGCACGAGATACTGACGTTCTACAACCCCGAAAACCGCACGCTGCGCATCTCCCACCGACTAG GCAACAAGATGATGCCGCACCCGGTCGAATCGGTCGCACACCTGCGGGTGGCCCGCGGGCTGAAGGGGCCGCACAACATCTTCGAGTGCCGCCGCTCGAACATCATCGGCACGCTGGTGCAGGACGCGTCGCCCTTCCTGTTCCCGTGCACGATCGAGTACTCGCTGATTTGTGCCGCGATCCTGTACGTGATGTGGCGTAGCATCAGCCGGCCGCAGACGGAGCCTCCGCAGCGCCAGGAGAGCCTGCACCCGCTGAAGCGCTCGCCGCACCACTACTCCGTCGACTGTGCGGGCGCGCACAAGGGCCTCTTCATCGGCATCCTCATCCTGGTGCTGACCATCATCTCGCTGATCCTGTTCTTCGTGCTGATCTCGCGGCCCGAGTTCGTGAGCCTCGCCGTGACGGAGGTGAACATCTGCGAGCTGACGCTGTACGGcacaacgacggcggccacgctGATCGGGATGTTCCAGGTGCGCCACATGCAGTACGACGCGTTCCGCAGCTTTAGCCTCGACGACATCCTGCTGGTCGGTGGCCAGACCGGGTCGTTCCTGTACAGCACGTTCACTGTGATCGGCGGCCACTTTACGATGCGCCGCGacacggtgctggtgctgatcaCGGCGCTCGCGTCCCTCGTCGAGACCGCCTGCCAGACGATGTTCATCCTGGACGCAAGCCGGCGGTCGGCCGCCACCCAGGAGCACATCCGCAAGAAGCCGGGCCGCGAGATCGTTACCTTCCTGCTGGTCAGCAACCTGGCGATGTGGGCGATCAACACGCTCGAGAAGAGCCGGGCCGAGTCGCATCCGATCCAGCTGCACTTCTACGGGCTGTGGGCGTGGACGATCATCACCCACGTCTCGATGCCGCTCGCCATCTTCTACCGCTTCCACAGCACcgtctgcctgtgcgagatCTGGAAGCGGGCGTACAAGATGAAGCCCGCCTACATGTAG